A section of the Kluyveromyces lactis strain NRRL Y-1140 chromosome F complete sequence genome encodes:
- the CHO1 gene encoding CDP-diacylglycerol-serine O-phosphatidyltransferase (similar to uniprot|P08456 Saccharomyces cerevisiae YER026C CHO1 phosphatidylserine synthase), with amino-acid sequence MSSRVPDLRNSMSSSQSKNSSGSALVSDAEDDSFVSRRTPSRRPSSIFSLDTTPLEPPNEIDIKKFTSDDFHFSMIRNLHLADFITMLNGFSGFYSIVSCLRFTLTGKPHYVQRAHFFIVLGMFFDFFDGRVARLRNRSSLMGQELDSLADLISFGVAPASIAFAIGFQSTLDVLFLSFFVLCGLARLARFNVTVAQVPKDTSGKSKFFEGLPIPTTLFLVAVMAFCVHKGYITENIPFGIYGASEWYEFHPAVLAFFIQGCGMISKSLKIPKP; translated from the coding sequence ATGTCAAGTCGTGTTCCGGATCTGCGCAACAGTATGAGCTCTTCGCAGAGTAAAAATAGCTCTGGTAGCGCATTAGTATCGGATgctgaagatgattcttttgtttcaagaagaacacCATCAAGGAGACCAAGCagtattttttctttagaTACCACGCCATTGGAACCCccaaatgaaattgatatcaagaaGTTCACTAGCGATGATTTCCACTTCAGCATGATAAGAAATCTACATCTGGCTGATTTCATCACAATGCTCAACGGTTTCAGTGGGTTTTATTCAATCGTAAGTTGTTTAAGGTTCACTTTGACTGGCAAACCACACTATGTCCAAAGAGctcatttctttattgttCTAGGGATGTTCTTCGATTTTTTCGATGGGCGTGTTGCAAGACTAAGGAACAGATCATCTTTAATGGGCCAAGAGTTGGATTCTCTTGCTGATCtaatttcttttggtgTTGCTCCAGCATCAATTGCCTTCGCTATCGGATTCCAATCAACATTGGACGTTTTATTCTTGTcattctttgttctttgcGGTCTAGCCAGATTAGCAAGATTTAATGTCACCGTTGCACAGGTACCAAAGGACACCTCGGGtaaatccaaattttttGAAGGTCTACCAATTCCAACTACACTTTTCCTAGTTGCTGTCATGGCATTTTGTGTGCATAAAGGATATATTACGGAAAACATTCCATTTGGCATCTACGGAGCATCCGAATGGTACGAGTTCCATCCCGCTGTTCTGGCGTTTTTCATACAAGGTTGCGGCATGATATCTAAGAGTTTGAAAATCCCAAAACCTTAG
- a CDS encoding uncharacterized protein (no similarity) codes for MTSFEHSATYDENETRKLEQRLGHHSSKIPRVALDCNVNNNLLDDDPFFFYINDADELNYLKMLGVNVSPEKIEEILIEFRAQVLALDTINTLERQQNYLSAEESLSALLYKEAQRPPLKTNSYKHLFKKILIFWRKHQYAMNTDISLVDSSVTSCSSSIFPQRVQTIQHEGSFFSLTNSLISPNKRKKTWFIQGHLKKLFKLQ; via the coding sequence ATGACATCTTTTGAGCATAGCGCCACATATGACGAAAACGAGACAAGGAAGCTTGAGCAACGGCTAGGACATCACAGCAGCAAAATACCACGTGTTGCATTAGATTGTAACGTGAACAATAATTTACTGGATGATGAcccttttttcttttatattAATGACGCTGACGAATTGaactatttgaaaatgctaGGAGTGAACGTATCCCCCgagaaaattgaagaaatcttgatAGAATTTCGGGCACAAGTGCTAGCATTAGATACTATCAATACCTTAGAAAGGCAGCAAAATTATCTTTCTGCTGAAGAATCACTTTCTGCTCTCCTTTATAAAGAAGCACAACGACCACCACTGAAGACTAATAGTTACAAAcatttgttcaagaaaatcCTTATATTCTGGCGTAAACACCAATATGCGATGAATACAGACATATCTCTAGTAGATTCATCGGTaacttcttgttcatcttcCATTTTTCCACAAAGAGTACAAACGATACAGCATGAAGGATCGTTTTTCAGTCTCACGAATAGTCTCATATCACCaaataaaaggaaaaagacGTGGTTTATACAAGGACATTTGAAAAAGCTTTTCAAGCTACAATga
- the KEX1 gene encoding serine-type carboxypeptidase (similar to uniprot|P09620 Saccharomyces cerevisiae YGL203C KEX1 Protease involved in the processing of killer toxin and alpha factor precursor cleaves Lys and Arg residues from the C-terminus of peptides and proteins): MSLWLFFVQTVLLIQCALGGLPNAKDYLVAPDLLPGLNDVKDKELIPEMHAGHIPLDDGDDDDDDDEKNYFFWKFHDLANQTSVVASKTLIIWLNGGPGCSSLDGALMESGALRIDDDGEAYLNPGSWHTRGDIVFVDQPAGTGFSTVGDSKYDKDLNQVSKHFMKFLKNYFKIFPDDLDKDLVLAGESYAGQYIPFFANEILKFNSKLDKDDNEEESRSGKKYNLKSLLIGNGWIDPDQQSLSYIPFALENNLISTKADYFPDLLNMHSRCQNLVNNNGGKKFSFDECEDILTKILYYTRRKTDENGNKVPSNQECTNIYDFRLFDSYPACGSNWPDDLPSVSKFLGKPGVMDSLHLDVDKVPHWRECDSKVSSHLKNKNTQPSIHLLPNLLKHMQIFLFNGDKDIICNSRGVQDLIKNMKWNNHTGFTNDAEYYDWQYYDQFTDDTISAGFVKHESNLTYVSVYNASHMVPYDNALISRGIMDIYLKDVELVVGKDNQDDVIISKDFVVHSDHSTGEEELSADQKQDEDENSHKDRHRNSDKFEIAVILLVVFSITGTIAYYFLRERFRKQIHAILIDPENRPPSSNKSVAWADDIENQGDDFKLSIDEAPSTADKPAKNKSGYTKVPNTDDDSFELDNL; encoded by the coding sequence ATGTCTCTTTGgcttttctttgttcaaacGGTTCTTCTCATTCAATGTGCATTGGGAGGTCTTCCAAATGCCAAGGACTATTTAGTGGCCCCCGATTTGTTGCCTGGGTTAAATGACGTTAAAGATAAGGAACTTATCCCGGAAATGCATGCAGGTCATATTCCCTTAgatgatggtgatgatgatgatgatgatgatgagaaaaactatttcttttggaaGTTCCATGACCTCGCAAATCAGACGTCTGTCGTCGCATCCAAAACTTTAATTATATGGTTAAATGGTGGGCCTGGATGCTCATCTTTAGATGGGGCTCTTATGGAATCAGGTGCGTTACGGATCGATGACGACGGCGAAGCCTATTTAAATCCGGGTTCTTGGCACACTAGAGGTGATATTGTGTTTGTGGATCAACCTGCTGGTACTGGCTTTTCCACGGTAGGTGATTCGAAATAtgataaagatttgaacCAAGTTTCAAAGCATTTCATGAAGTTTTTAAAGAACTACTTCAAGATTTTCCCtgatgatttggataaagACCTTGTTTTGGCAGGAGAATCGTATGCTGGTCAGTATATTCCATTCTTTGCTAATGAAATCCTAAAGTTCAACTCGAAATTGGACAAAGACGACAATGAGGAGGAAAGCCGAAGTGGTAAGAAGTACAATTTAAAGAGTCTGTTGATTGGAAATGGTTGGATTGATCCTGATCAACAATCCTTATCTTACATTCCTTTTGCTTTGGAGAATAACTTAATTTCAACGAAGGCTGATTACTTCCCTGATTTATTAAATATGCATAGTCGTTGTCAAAATTTAGTCAATAATAATGGAGGTAAAAAGTTCTCCTTTGATGAATGTGAAGATATTTTGACCAAAATCCTTTATTACACCCGCAGAAAGACAGATGAAAATGGGAATAAAGTTCCTTCAAATCAGGAGTGTACGAACATATATGATTTTAGATTATTCGATTCCTACCCAGCTTGTGGAAGCAACTGGCCAGATGATTTACCTAGCGTTTCTAAATTCTTGGGTAAGCCAGGTGTGATGGATTCGTTACATTTGGATGTTGATAAAGTCCCACATTGGAGAGAATGTGACAGTAAGGTGAGCAgtcatttgaagaacaagaacacCCAGCCTTCGATTCATTTGTTACCCAATCTATTGAAACACATGCAaattttcttgttcaatggTGATAAGGATATCATTTGCAACTCAAGGGGTGTGCAGGATTTGATTAAAAATATGAAATGGAACAATCATACCGGATTTACTAATGATGCCGAATACTATGACTGGCAATACTACGACCAGTTTACAGATGACACAATTTCTGCAGGTTTTGTGAAGCACGAAAGTAATTTGACGTATGTTTCCGTGTACAACGCATCGCATATGGTCCCTTACGATAATGCTTTAATCAGCAGAGGTATTATGGACAtctatttgaaagatgtaGAGTTAGTAGTCGGAAAAGACAATCAAGATGATGTTATTATCTCAAAAGACTTCGTTGTACACTCGGACCACTCAACAGGAGAAGAGGAATTGTCAGCTGATCAAAaacaagatgaagatgagaacTCGCACAAGGATAGACACCGGAACTCTGATAAATTCGAAATCGCTGTCATACTTCTGGTCGTTTTCTCAATTACCGGTACCATTGCATATTATTTCTTGCGTGAACGTTTCAGAAAGCAAATACATGCTATTCTAATAGATCCGGAAAATAGGCCACCttcatcaaacaaatcCGTTGCATGGGCAGATGACATAGAAAACCAGGGCGATGATTTTAAGTTATCCATTGACGAGGCACCCTCTACTGCGGACAAACCAGCAAAAAACAAATCTGGTTATACAAAGGTGCCTAACACTGATGACGATTCATTCGAACTTGATAACCTATAA
- the ARO8 gene encoding bifunctional 2-aminoadipate transaminase/aromatic-amino-acid:2-oxoglutarate transaminase (similar to uniprot|P53090 Saccharomyces cerevisiae YGL202W ARO8 Aromatic aminotransferase expression is regulated by general control of amino acid biosynthesis): MTQGVAKDFSHLYSDETKSRMPSQLKSIIHYFNDPNLIFLGGGLPMSDYFPWDNLTVESPLPPFSNGIGAKPSGDDADTCQIHITKNLEESQKGVDIPLSRSLQYGYSQGQPEITKFFKEHHSLIHDMKYENWDVLATIGNTGAWESVLRIFCNRGDTILAEQFAFSSSISAAEAQGVNVFPIPLDEHGIIPSKLETILDNWTEGAAKPKLLYTVPTGQNPTGSSLSFDRKEEIYRIAQKHDFIIIEDEPYYFLQMEKYEKDPANRVVKSYADHKEFIQNLEKSFVSIDTEGRVLRLDSLSKVLAPGTRFGWIVGAKDILARILSLQEMTIQAPAGFTQSIIAGTMNRWGQEGYLDWLIGLRHEYTKKRDCCIDALYKYLPQVDYIKINPPIAGMFFTVNIDASKHPEFATKYGSDPEKVEKAIFDRSIASGVLVVPGNWFKSQGQTTPPQPEASFKSEKPNEIFFRGTYAAVPLDKMTVGLHRFGDGLYEEFQLTK; the protein is encoded by the coding sequence ATGACTCAAGGTGTTGCTAAGGATTTTTCACACTTGTACAGTGATGAGACTAAAAGTCGTATGCCTTCTCAATTGAAGTCAATTATACattatttcaatgatcCAAACTTGATCTTTTTGGGTGGTGGTTTACCAATGTCTGATTACTTCCCATGGGATAACTTGACTGTGGAATCTCCTCTACCACCTTTCTCCAACGGTATCGGTGCCAAACCATCTGGGGATGATGCCGATACTTGTCAGATTCATATCACCAAGAACTTAGAGGAATCTCAAAAGGGTGTCGATATTCCATTGTCAAGATCTTTGCAATATGGTTACTCTCAAGGTCAACCTGAAATCACgaagttcttcaaagagcACCATTCTTTGATTCATGACATGAAGTACGAGAATTGGGATGTGTTGGCTACCATTGGTAACACCGGTGCCTGGGAATCCGTCTTAAGAATTTTCTGTAACAGAGGTGACACTATTCTTGCTGAACAGTTCGCTTTCTCATCTTCTATTAGCGCTGCGGAGGCTCAAGGTGTCAACGTGTTCCCTATTCCATTAGATGAACACGGTATCATTCCAAGCAAGCTAGAGACTATCTTGGATAACTGGACCGAGGGTGCCGCTAAGCCAAAATTATTATACACTGTTCCAACTGGTCAAAACCCAACTGGTTCATCTTTATCCTTCGAtaggaaagaagaaatctatCGTATTGCCCAAAAGCACgatttcattatcattgaagatgaaccATACTACTTCTTGCAAATGGAAAAATACGAAAAAGATCCGGCAAACAGGGTTGTCAAATCCTACGCTGATCATAAAGAGTTCATTCAAAACTTGGAAAAATCTTTCGTCTCTATTGACACCGAGGGACGTGTATTAAGATTGGACTCTTTGTCCAAGGTCCTAGCTCCAGGTACAAGATTCGGTTGGATCGTTGGTGCCAAAGACATCTTGGCCCGTATCTTAAGTTTACAAGAAATGACCATCCAAGCTCCTGCTGGTTTCACTCAATCGATCATCGCTGGTACCATGAACCGCTGGGGTCAAGAAGGATACTTGGACTGGTTGATCGGTTTGAGACACGAATACACCAAGAAGCGTGACTGTTGTATTGATGCATTGTACAAATACCTACCACAAGTCGATTACATCAAGATTAATCCACCAATCGCTGGTATGTTCTTTACTGTCAACATTGACGCTTCCAAGCATCCCGAATTTGCAACCAAGTACGGGTCAGATCCtgaaaaagttgaaaaggCTATCTTTGACAGGTCCATCGCTTCAGGTGTATTGGTCGTTCCTGGTAACTGGTTCAAGTCTCAAGGCCAAACCACTCCACCTCAGCCAGAagcttctttcaaatccGAAAAACCTAACGAAATATTCTTTAGAGGTACTTACGCTGCTGTTCCATTGGATAAGATGACTGTCGGTTTGCACAGATTTGGAGATGGTTTGTACGAAGAGTTTCAATTAACCAAATAA
- a CDS encoding uncharacterized protein (uniprot|Q701Q9 Kluyveromyces lactis KLLA0F10043g jen2 Carboxylic acid permease), with product MAAESIVSRDESIASLEKAEGRITYLKPQSRITWSDAKKYLATRIPTLFPTKASIREARKEYPINPFPALRSMNWLQTQYFIVGFLAWTWDALDFFAVSLNMTNLAKDLDRPVKDISHAITLVLLLRVIGALIFGYLGDRYGRKYSFVLTMALIIVIQIGTGFVNSFSAFLGCRAIFGIIMGSVFGVASATALENAPNKAKSILSGIFQEGYAFGYLLGVVFQRAIVDNSPHGWRAIFWFSAGPPVLFIAWRLMLPESQHYVERVRLEKLENDGKSQFWKNAKLACSQYWLSMIYLVLLMAGFNFSSHGSQDLFPTMLTSQYQFSADASTVTNSVANLGAIAGGIIVAHASSFFGRRFSIIVCCIGGGAMLYPWGFVANKSGINASVFFLQFFVQGAWGIVPIHLTELAPTEFRALITGVAYQLGNMISSASSTIEASIGERFPLEGREDAYDYGKVMCIFMGCVFAYLLIVTVLGPENKGGELRLSTTGTEQDDEESQNNISFEEIVAAGPVSDLNFKQEIQHKERV from the coding sequence ATCCATCGCTTCACTTGAAAAAGCAGAAGGTAGAATCACATATTTGAAACCGCAATCTAGGATCACATGGAGTGATGCTAAGAAATATTTGGCTACAAGAATACCTACTTTGTTCCCAACAAAAGCATCGATTAGAGAAGCAAGGAAAGAATACCCTATAAATCCTTTCCCTGCCTTACGTTCGATGAACTGGTTGCAAACACAATACTTTATCGTTGGGTTCTTAGCATGGACTTGGGATGCGTTAGATTTCTTTGCCGTTTCATTGAACATGACAAATTTGGCCAAGGATCTAGACAGACCTGTAAAAGATATTTCTCATGCCATTACTTTGGTGTTGCTATTAAGGGTCATCGGTGCTCTTATCTTTGGTTATTTGGGTGACAGATATGGTAGAAAATACTCATTTGTTTTAACTATGGCTCTCATTATCGTTATTCAAATCGGTACAGGGTTCgttaattctttctctgcTTTCTTGGGGTGTAGAGCTATCTTTGGTATCATTATGGGATCTGTATTTGGTGTTGCTTCTGCCACTGCCTTGGAAAATGCTCCAAACAAGGCTAAGTCCATCCTTTCTGGTATATTCCAAGAAGGTTATGCTTTCGGTTATTTATTAGGTGTCGTGTTCCAAAGAGCTATTGTTGATAATTCTCCACATGGTTGGAGAGCTATATTCTGGTTCAGTGCCGGGCCCCCAGTGCTTTTCATTGCTTGGAGGTTGATGTTACCTGAATCCCAACACTATGTCGAAAGAGTCCGTTTGGAAAAATTAGAAAACGATGGGAAGTCTCAATTCTGGAAGAATGCTAAGCTTGCCTGTTCTCAATATTGGCTAAGTATGATTTACTTGGTTCTTTTAATGGCAGGTTTCAACTTCTCCTCCCATGGTTCTCAAGATCTTTTCCCAACAATGTTGACTTCTCAATACCAATTCTCCGCTGATGCATCAACTGTTACAAACTCTGTTGCAAACCTTGGTGCCATCGCTGGTGGTATCATTGTTGCCCATGCCtcctctttctttggtCGTAGATTCTCTATCATTGTATGTTGTATTGGCGGTGGTGCTATGTTATACCCATGGGGTTTTGTTGCTAATAAATCTGGAATTAATGCTTCAGTCTTCTTCTTACAATTCTTCGTCCAAGGTGCTTGGGGTATTGTCCCAATTCATTTGACGGAATTAGCCCCAACGGAGTTCAGAGCTTTGATCACTGGTGTTGCTTACCAATTGGGTAATATGATATCTAGTGCCTCCTCAACTATCGAAGCCTCCATTGGTGAAAGATTCCCACTTGAAGGTAGAGAGGACGCTTATGATTATGGTAAGGTGATGTGTATCTTCATGGGATGCGTGTTCGCTTACTTGTTGATCGTAACCGTTTTGGGCCCAGAGAACAAGGGCGGTGAGTTGAGATTATCCACTACGGGTACAGAAcaagacgatgaagaatctCAAAATAACATATCATTCGAAGAAATTGTCGCGGCTGGACCAGTTTCGGATCTAAATTTCAAGCAAGAAATTCAACATAAGGAAAGAGTATAA